The genome window ATCCGGAGAGGTCGACGGACAATGAGGGCATGGGTCTCACGCAAAATGACGCTCGAAGGGTGGCCCTGTTGTAGTTCTTTCCGTGGTGGGAGAGCCATTTTTTTAGGGGGTGTCCACAAACTGTGTTGGTCGGCTATGCGGACTTTGCAGACATTGACGTATAGGGAGCGCGCGGACATTCTGGCGTCTCACCAAAATGAGCGAGGGAACATGCCGCGCAGAGCACTCTTTCCGGCAGGAGCACGGACAACGACCGACCAGATCAAGCTTTCGCCAGGGATCATTTCCGGTAACCATGTCTTTGTGACTGGTATGACTGGAAGCGGCCCGGACGGCACCATGCCGGAGGATCTGGAAGAACAGTTTCGACAAGCTTTTGAAAAGATTGACGCAGTTCTTCGGGAGGCCGGACTGGACTTCGGCTCGATTGTCGAGATGACAACGTACCATGTCGGTCTGCGAGCTCATTTCGATACGTTCTGTAAAGTCCATTCCAATTATGTCTCGGAACCCTTCCCCGCATGGACAGCGGTTGAGGTCGCAGGTTTGCGCAGAGAGGGTGCGGTCGTAGAGATTAAGGTGGTGGCGGCCATCGAGCTAAGCAGACCTGATGGACAGATTGGGCTCGAAGCGGACATCTGACCACAGCAACAGCAAACTTATGAGGCAAGAATAATTTCTGCCGGTTG of Stappia sp. ES.058 contains these proteins:
- a CDS encoding RidA family protein, with product MPRRALFPAGARTTTDQIKLSPGIISGNHVFVTGMTGSGPDGTMPEDLEEQFRQAFEKIDAVLREAGLDFGSIVEMTTYHVGLRAHFDTFCKVHSNYVSEPFPAWTAVEVAGLRREGAVVEIKVVAAIELSRPDGQIGLEADI